The following proteins come from a genomic window of Corallococcus sp. NCRR:
- a CDS encoding bile acid:sodium symporter family protein, with translation MQSSVITEVFLPIALGVIMLGLGLSLTLADFRRVAVYPRAALVGLGCQTLLMPAVCYAIATGFGLPPQLAVGLMLLSATPGGATANLFSHLAKGDVALNVSLTAVNSVLSLLTLPLIVNFSLAHFMGEERAIPLQFAKIVQVFGIVLVPISLGMWVRAKRPALADGLDRPVRIISALFLVLVVLAATLKERDQLVTYFQSVGLAALAFNLASMAVGFVVPVLLRVERKQAVAIAMEVGIHNGTLAIAIASSPRLLNDGVMAIPAAIYSVIMFFTAGVFGALVARRQAAGATAEGLRTQ, from the coding sequence ATGCAGAGCAGTGTCATCACCGAGGTGTTCCTGCCGATTGCCCTGGGCGTAATCATGCTCGGCCTGGGGTTGAGCCTCACCCTCGCGGATTTCCGCCGCGTGGCGGTGTATCCGCGCGCGGCGCTGGTGGGCCTGGGCTGTCAGACGCTGCTCATGCCCGCGGTGTGTTACGCCATCGCGACGGGCTTCGGGCTGCCGCCCCAGTTGGCCGTGGGGTTGATGCTGCTCTCCGCCACGCCGGGCGGCGCGACCGCGAACCTCTTCAGCCACCTGGCCAAGGGGGATGTCGCACTGAACGTCAGCCTGACGGCGGTCAACAGCGTGTTGTCGCTGCTCACGTTGCCGCTCATCGTGAACTTCTCCCTGGCGCACTTCATGGGGGAGGAGCGCGCCATTCCGTTGCAGTTCGCGAAGATCGTCCAGGTGTTCGGCATCGTCCTGGTGCCCATCTCGCTGGGAATGTGGGTGCGCGCGAAGCGGCCGGCGCTCGCGGATGGCCTGGACCGGCCCGTGCGCATCATCTCGGCGCTGTTCCTGGTGCTGGTGGTGCTCGCGGCGACGCTCAAGGAGCGGGACCAGTTGGTCACGTACTTCCAGAGCGTGGGGCTCGCGGCGCTGGCCTTCAACCTGGCCAGCATGGCGGTGGGGTTCGTGGTGCCCGTCCTGCTGCGCGTCGAGCGCAAGCAGGCGGTGGCGATCGCGATGGAGGTGGGCATCCACAACGGCACGCTCGCCATCGCGATTGCCTCCAGTCCCCGGTTGCTCAATGACGGCGTGATGGCCATTCCCGCGGCCATCTACAGCGTCATCATGTTCTTCACCGCCGGAGTCTTCGGAGCCCTGGTCGCCCGGAGGCAGGCTGCTGGCGCGACCGCGGAGGGCCTCCGCACCCAATAG
- a CDS encoding AHH domain-containing protein — protein MTIRFGFIDNSEGANIRTLPIGEKGSTCLTPEPLPPGTRVTLIQGTGQTPGWSYVSTLVGGYLLRGHVQGFRITLDLPEPAATLYQVQPEDRLEPIAARIYRDAIIPGRDLRFYENVIHHVNMKHGRTGVRRGREGVELVAGKRIWLVSIAYANRLQKEVPSGSITGGALARAKETARHLNHLIASVENAGLYFNEVTGQYAQAIKENWREISAIVAGFIAAEALSTLLAATPTGVGQLAAAIIQLGLAAFGAQGIVDAGVEALKHAELWLTQAWAADRSPELLKEASKSFLRMLMSIAMAALALMGAKANMGRGFKLANSVKITRPRYYMMAAQGPGGIYAGVPVFRPGTITAVQSTYLPFNSWGTGSAMTSKTVKEGSRTQSDAEPTLTERTLSDAEWERLLERLPNWDKLKELVGRKIPKDGTPEFNALKKELEAAGYRLEKMSKGSQPYRIRRLDGKALGDELGALTVTEDGLVVLKVGKGTPRISIYSRYRKNYLDWVEKTHGSAARKAAEVRIAGGNPMHHLIPDAVAQKHPLIRKALERIEGYTIDRGTNILDMPCKNPKGKIMHLGSHPKYNSYVTTLLDDALESLDDALSKRKPGSSLTPREIQDALLEVEMNLREAIESGGLPMEVLKELSEDGIVVGKKLALLELPSHEESLTA, from the coding sequence ATGACGATCCGGTTCGGCTTCATCGACAACAGCGAAGGCGCGAACATCAGAACGCTTCCGATTGGCGAGAAGGGATCGACTTGTTTGACCCCTGAGCCACTTCCTCCCGGTACGCGGGTGACGCTGATTCAAGGGACCGGCCAGACCCCGGGATGGTCCTACGTATCGACCCTGGTGGGAGGATACCTGCTGCGAGGTCACGTGCAGGGCTTCCGCATCACGCTCGACCTGCCAGAGCCCGCCGCTACCCTCTACCAGGTCCAGCCGGAAGATCGGCTGGAGCCTATCGCCGCACGCATCTACCGGGATGCCATCATTCCGGGACGCGACCTGCGCTTCTACGAAAACGTCATCCACCATGTGAACATGAAGCACGGTAGGACTGGCGTCCGGCGTGGCCGGGAGGGCGTGGAGTTGGTCGCCGGCAAACGCATCTGGCTTGTCAGCATCGCGTACGCCAACCGGCTCCAGAAAGAAGTACCGAGTGGCTCCATCACCGGTGGAGCGCTCGCACGGGCGAAAGAGACCGCCCGGCACCTGAATCATCTCATTGCCTCCGTTGAGAACGCGGGGCTGTACTTCAATGAGGTCACCGGGCAGTACGCTCAAGCCATCAAGGAAAACTGGAGGGAGATCAGCGCCATTGTCGCGGGCTTCATCGCCGCGGAAGCCCTGTCGACCCTCCTGGCTGCAACGCCCACGGGCGTTGGCCAACTCGCTGCGGCGATCATCCAGTTGGGTCTGGCGGCCTTCGGTGCTCAAGGGATCGTCGATGCGGGAGTCGAGGCCCTGAAGCACGCCGAACTGTGGCTCACCCAGGCCTGGGCGGCTGACCGCTCTCCCGAACTGCTCAAGGAAGCCAGCAAGTCCTTTCTCCGGATGCTGATGAGCATCGCCATGGCCGCGCTTGCGCTCATGGGCGCGAAGGCCAACATGGGACGCGGTTTCAAGCTGGCGAACTCCGTGAAGATCACCCGGCCGCGCTACTACATGATGGCAGCGCAAGGTCCCGGAGGTATCTACGCGGGCGTCCCCGTGTTCCGGCCAGGGACCATCACCGCCGTGCAGTCCACCTACCTCCCCTTCAATTCCTGGGGGACTGGTTCGGCCATGACGTCAAAGACCGTCAAGGAGGGCTCCCGCACCCAATCGGATGCCGAACCCACCCTGACCGAGCGCACGCTCAGTGACGCAGAATGGGAGAGGCTGCTGGAGCGCCTGCCCAACTGGGACAAGCTCAAGGAACTTGTCGGGCGCAAGATTCCGAAGGACGGAACGCCTGAGTTCAACGCCCTCAAGAAGGAGCTTGAGGCAGCAGGATACCGTCTGGAAAAGATGAGCAAGGGCTCCCAGCCCTACCGGATTCGCCGCCTGGACGGAAAAGCGCTGGGGGATGAGCTCGGAGCGCTCACCGTCACCGAGGACGGGCTGGTCGTGCTCAAGGTCGGCAAGGGGACACCCCGCATCAGCATCTACAGTCGCTACCGGAAGAACTACCTGGATTGGGTGGAGAAGACCCATGGCAGCGCAGCTCGAAAGGCGGCGGAGGTTCGCATCGCCGGTGGCAACCCCATGCACCATCTCATCCCGGACGCGGTTGCCCAGAAGCATCCACTGATCCGCAAGGCCCTGGAGCGGATCGAGGGCTACACCATCGACCGCGGCACGAACATCCTCGACATGCCCTGCAAGAACCCGAAGGGGAAGATCATGCACCTGGGCAGCCACCCCAAGTACAACAGCTATGTCACCACGCTGCTCGATGATGCCCTGGAATCACTGGATGACGCCTTGAGCAAGCGCAAGCCTGGCTCCAGCCTGACGCCGAGGGAGATCCAGGACGCTCTCCTCGAAGTCGAGATGAACCTTCGCGAGGCCATTGAGTCCGGCGGGCTCCCCATGGAGGTTCTCAAGGAGTTGAGCGAGGATGGAATCGTCGTGGGCAAGAAGCTGGCGCTGCTGGAGTTGCCCTCCCACGAGGAGTCGCTCACGGCATGA
- a CDS encoding SulP family inorganic anion transporter: MSSTALSKRHFSTRRTGELLQSWREMVQPSSLPADAAAGLSVACVALPLNVALATAAGLPASVGLVSGVVAGVVGGLLSGSRYQVTGPEAALLPMAAAIVAMHGAVGLAIATVLAGAMQVALGLVRAGRFARLIPRPVVMGFTVGIGLLLLNTQLPRLFAVEDTHANAVALVMQRTWGAHVGWLGVAAGALTALAMVTLPKVHKRIPAVLVGLTIGTVLMVSLGAGYDAVGALPRSLPMPTLPSFEGVNFAALLPAAIGLALLASLGSLLATSSLDTLTGARTHSDLDQDLIAQGLSNMAAGVFGGFPVMGAIVRASASIQAGARTRAASVLHALWLFVAMALLAPLVARIPIAALTAILLVVGVRLLNLEGLVAMWNQSKSTLGVVLVTALGIAMFNVFVGIGAGLALASLLYVRRHGALRLEVQRVADASQLQRGLHMQSPEAPTPTEALDLMVARVDGPILFINHLKLYDLVEGPPWAKLVVVDLSRVSLVDAAGVATLQYLAEFLAVRSSHLALVKVPPHLEAALEPLAQFLLEKRMHGSLEGALLGAGLMQPAPLEEPVAHPAHVYSAAQGSGLALEGQAR; encoded by the coding sequence ATGTCTTCGACCGCTCTCTCCAAGCGACACTTCTCGACCCGGCGTACGGGCGAGCTTCTCCAAAGCTGGCGCGAGATGGTGCAGCCCAGCAGCCTGCCAGCCGATGCGGCCGCCGGCCTGAGCGTGGCGTGTGTGGCCCTCCCGCTCAATGTCGCGCTCGCGACCGCCGCGGGACTTCCCGCGAGCGTGGGCCTCGTCTCCGGCGTGGTGGCTGGCGTCGTGGGCGGGCTGCTCAGCGGCAGCCGCTACCAGGTCACGGGCCCCGAGGCGGCGCTGCTGCCCATGGCCGCGGCCATCGTGGCGATGCACGGGGCCGTGGGCCTCGCCATCGCCACGGTGCTCGCGGGCGCCATGCAGGTGGCGTTGGGGCTCGTGCGCGCCGGGCGGTTCGCGCGGCTCATCCCCCGGCCGGTGGTGATGGGCTTCACGGTGGGCATCGGGCTCCTGCTGCTCAACACGCAGCTGCCGCGGCTGTTCGCGGTGGAGGACACGCACGCGAACGCCGTGGCGCTCGTGATGCAGCGCACGTGGGGCGCGCACGTGGGCTGGCTCGGGGTCGCGGCCGGAGCGCTCACGGCGCTGGCCATGGTGACCCTGCCCAAGGTGCACAAGCGCATCCCCGCGGTCCTCGTCGGGCTGACGATTGGCACCGTGCTGATGGTCTCGCTCGGGGCGGGCTACGACGCGGTGGGCGCCCTGCCGCGCTCGCTGCCCATGCCGACGCTGCCGTCCTTCGAGGGCGTGAACTTCGCGGCGCTCCTGCCGGCGGCCATCGGCCTCGCGCTGCTGGCGTCGCTCGGCTCGCTGCTCGCGACGAGCTCGCTCGACACGCTCACCGGTGCGCGCACCCACAGTGACCTGGACCAGGACCTCATCGCGCAGGGCCTGTCCAACATGGCGGCCGGCGTGTTCGGCGGCTTCCCGGTGATGGGCGCCATCGTGCGCGCCAGCGCGTCCATTCAAGCGGGTGCGCGCACCCGCGCTGCTTCCGTTCTGCACGCCCTGTGGCTCTTCGTGGCCATGGCGCTGCTCGCGCCGCTGGTGGCGCGCATCCCCATTGCCGCACTCACCGCCATCCTGCTGGTCGTGGGGGTGCGCCTGCTCAATCTGGAGGGCCTTGTTGCCATGTGGAATCAGTCCAAGTCGACGTTGGGCGTGGTGCTCGTCACCGCGCTGGGGATCGCCATGTTCAACGTGTTTGTCGGCATCGGGGCCGGGCTCGCGCTGGCCAGCCTCCTCTACGTGCGGCGCCATGGCGCCCTGCGGCTGGAGGTGCAGCGGGTGGCGGATGCGTCGCAACTGCAGCGCGGTCTGCACATGCAGAGCCCTGAAGCGCCCACGCCCACGGAGGCGCTGGACCTCATGGTGGCGCGCGTGGACGGGCCCATCCTGTTCATCAACCACCTGAAGCTCTACGACCTCGTCGAAGGTCCGCCCTGGGCGAAGCTGGTGGTCGTCGACCTGTCGCGGGTGTCGCTCGTGGACGCCGCGGGTGTGGCGACGCTCCAGTACCTGGCGGAGTTCCTCGCCGTGCGCAGCTCGCACCTGGCCCTGGTGAAGGTGCCGCCCCATCTGGAGGCCGCGCTCGAGCCGCTCGCGCAGTTCCTGCTCGAGAAGCGGATGCACGGCTCGCTCGAGGGTGCGCTCCTGGGTGCGGGCCTCATGCAGCCCGCGCCCCTGGAGGAGCCTGTCGCCCACCCCGCGCACGTGTACAGCGCCGCGCAGGGCAGCGGGCTCGCGCTCGAGGGGCAGGCCCGCTAG
- a CDS encoding HAMP domain-containing sensor histidine kinase, with product MLVLRLRARLLLSYAVVTALLVAAFSQMALGLMHTHEVVASVGQEELAAFEREQRVYVAAWALELAVRRGVVACEQHESSAAAVHLAVANARQDLQAALGAGSEQLDAGFRASAQDYVQYALQLEQAGTCESMLSFPLRERRLHLDEVLTTVWSERTRDMRLAIQAKEDQARSIGSAALRSGGLFGLLGILAAGALALSQARAVSNSVALLSTHARRIGQGDFSPLPPLRGPEELRALSLDLDRMRGRLAELDQLKSAFVASVSHDLRTPLARVREALSLLGDGSTGPLTPQQARVVKLAQAACEREIRMVTSVLDLSRVQSGQPLQRNAGASVDQIVENVLRDLAFEADERKVQLVYEPAAKPVRAPIDDPLVERALSNLVSNAIAVSSAGKTVRISCELVSRKRSGAASSVPAVQLSVADQGPGVPAHAREWIFRPFASLEVGGRRSTGLGLTIAREMITAHGGELSLAETSGPGATFTFWIPLEDPASPGARLDA from the coding sequence ATGTTGGTGCTCCGACTGCGTGCCCGGCTCCTGTTGTCCTACGCGGTGGTCACCGCGCTGCTGGTGGCGGCGTTCTCCCAGATGGCCCTGGGCCTCATGCACACCCACGAGGTGGTGGCGAGCGTGGGGCAGGAGGAGCTCGCGGCCTTCGAGCGGGAACAGCGGGTGTACGTCGCGGCCTGGGCGCTCGAGCTGGCGGTGCGGCGCGGCGTGGTGGCCTGTGAGCAGCACGAGAGCAGCGCGGCCGCCGTGCACCTCGCTGTCGCGAATGCTCGACAGGACCTCCAGGCCGCGCTCGGCGCCGGCTCGGAGCAGCTCGACGCGGGCTTCCGGGCGAGCGCCCAGGACTATGTGCAGTACGCCCTGCAACTGGAGCAGGCCGGCACCTGTGAGTCGATGCTGTCGTTTCCCCTGAGGGAGCGGCGGCTGCATCTGGATGAGGTCCTCACCACGGTGTGGTCCGAGCGCACGCGGGACATGCGTCTGGCCATCCAGGCGAAGGAAGACCAGGCGCGGTCCATTGGCTCGGCGGCGCTGCGCTCGGGCGGGCTCTTCGGCCTGCTGGGCATCCTCGCCGCGGGCGCGCTCGCCTTGTCGCAGGCGCGCGCGGTGTCGAACTCGGTGGCGCTGCTCTCCACGCATGCGCGCCGCATCGGCCAGGGGGACTTCAGCCCGCTGCCCCCGCTGCGAGGGCCCGAGGAGCTGCGGGCGCTCTCGCTGGACCTGGACCGCATGCGCGGGCGCCTGGCGGAGCTGGATCAGCTCAAGAGCGCGTTCGTGGCCTCGGTGTCCCATGACCTGCGCACGCCGCTGGCCCGGGTGCGCGAGGCCCTCTCGCTCCTGGGCGATGGCAGCACGGGCCCGCTGACACCGCAGCAGGCCCGCGTGGTGAAGCTCGCGCAGGCCGCGTGCGAGCGCGAAATCCGCATGGTGACCTCCGTGTTGGATTTGTCGCGCGTGCAGTCCGGCCAACCGCTGCAGCGCAATGCCGGCGCCTCGGTGGACCAGATTGTCGAGAACGTCCTTCGGGACCTCGCCTTCGAAGCGGACGAGCGCAAGGTCCAGCTGGTGTACGAACCCGCCGCGAAGCCCGTGCGTGCGCCCATCGATGATCCGTTGGTCGAGCGTGCCCTGTCCAACCTGGTGAGCAACGCCATCGCTGTCTCCAGCGCGGGCAAGACGGTGCGCATCTCGTGTGAGCTGGTGAGCCGCAAGCGCTCCGGCGCCGCCAGCTCCGTGCCCGCGGTCCAGCTGTCCGTCGCGGACCAGGGGCCGGGTGTGCCCGCGCATGCGCGCGAGTGGATCTTCCGGCCCTTCGCGAGCCTTGAGGTCGGCGGGCGCCGCAGCACGGGGCTGGGCCTGACCATCGCGCGCGAGATGATCACCGCGCACGGAGGTGAGCTGTCGCTCGCGGAGACCTCCGGGCCCGGTGCCACCTTCACCTTCTGGATTCCCCTTGAAGACCCCGCGTCCCCTGGAGCCCGTCTTGACGCCTGA
- a CDS encoding sigma-54-dependent transcriptional regulator has product MTPEPPIQQPHVLLVDDDLQLAELMSMRMTSRGYRVTVEGEGKSALRRLSQERVDAMVLDLRLEDMDGMDVLRAARQRAPELSVIMLTAHGSIETAVQAMQEGAYGFLTKPFHDHELMQKLTHALERSLLRREVAELRRRMGEEGEPLLLGISEAISRVREVIARIAPTDATVLLTGESGTGKELAARMIHVLSRRGKERFVAVNCGALPPELLESELFGHVKGAFSGAVREREGLFGAANGGTLFLDEIGEASPSVQVKLLRVLQEQRLTRVGADVEEPVDVRVVAATNRDLAEEVAAKRFRQDLYFRLHVVPIELPPLRERLEDIPLLAQLFLERTANRYGLRPPRLAPATVELMQRYGWPGNVRELIHEMEAAVLLAGADELQPRHVPRLGQALERPPAAESAQLPGVPAGTADLPSLREARDAFERAYLAEAMRRSNGSVSAAARMAGRNRSDFYDLLKRHGLSAADFKGTPEGGPTR; this is encoded by the coding sequence TTGACGCCTGAGCCCCCCATCCAGCAGCCCCACGTGCTCCTGGTGGACGATGACCTCCAGCTCGCGGAGCTGATGTCCATGCGGATGACCTCCCGCGGCTACCGCGTGACGGTGGAGGGCGAGGGCAAGAGCGCCTTGCGCAGGCTGTCGCAGGAGCGCGTGGACGCGATGGTGCTCGACCTGCGCCTGGAGGACATGGATGGCATGGACGTGCTCCGGGCCGCGCGGCAGCGTGCGCCCGAGCTGTCCGTTATCATGCTCACCGCGCACGGCTCCATCGAGACCGCGGTGCAGGCCATGCAGGAAGGGGCCTACGGCTTTCTCACCAAGCCGTTCCACGACCATGAGCTGATGCAGAAGCTCACGCACGCGCTCGAGCGCTCGCTGCTGCGCCGGGAGGTGGCCGAGCTGCGGCGCCGCATGGGGGAGGAGGGCGAGCCCCTGCTCCTGGGCATCAGCGAGGCCATTTCGCGCGTGCGCGAGGTGATTGCCCGCATCGCCCCCACCGACGCCACCGTCCTGCTCACCGGCGAGAGTGGCACCGGCAAGGAGCTGGCGGCGCGGATGATCCACGTGCTCTCGCGGCGCGGCAAGGAGCGCTTCGTCGCCGTCAACTGCGGCGCCCTTCCGCCCGAGCTGCTGGAGAGCGAGCTGTTTGGCCACGTGAAGGGCGCGTTCTCCGGGGCGGTGCGCGAGCGCGAAGGCCTGTTCGGCGCGGCCAATGGCGGCACATTGTTCCTGGATGAAATCGGCGAGGCGTCTCCGTCCGTGCAGGTGAAGCTCCTGCGCGTGCTGCAGGAGCAGCGGCTCACGCGCGTGGGAGCGGACGTGGAGGAGCCCGTGGACGTGCGGGTGGTCGCCGCCACCAACCGGGACCTCGCGGAGGAGGTGGCCGCGAAGCGCTTCCGTCAGGACCTCTACTTCCGGCTGCACGTGGTGCCCATCGAGCTGCCGCCCCTACGCGAGCGGCTCGAGGACATCCCCCTGCTGGCGCAGCTCTTCCTGGAGCGCACGGCGAACCGCTACGGCCTGCGTCCGCCGCGTCTGGCGCCCGCGACGGTGGAGCTGATGCAGCGCTATGGCTGGCCTGGCAACGTCCGGGAGCTCATCCACGAGATGGAGGCTGCGGTGCTCCTGGCCGGCGCGGACGAGCTTCAACCGCGCCATGTGCCTCGCCTGGGTCAGGCGCTGGAGCGGCCCCCCGCCGCCGAGAGCGCGCAGCTGCCAGGCGTTCCCGCCGGGACCGCGGACCTGCCCTCCCTGCGCGAAGCCCGCGATGCCTTCGAGCGCGCCTACCTCGCGGAGGCCATGCGCCGCAGCAATGGCAGTGTCAGTGCCGCGGCCCGCATGGCCGGGCGCAACCGGAGCGACTTCTACGACCTGCTCAAGCGGCACGGACTGTCCGCCGCTGACTTCAAGGGGACCCCCGAGGGCGGGCCCACGCGCTGA